One Selenomonadales bacterium genomic window, GGTGTTGGTAAAGAAGACACCTGCGGTTAACGGCACCCCCGGGCGCAGCGTCAGAGGAGAAATCATCGCGGCACCTTTGCCAAAAGAAATTCAGTTGATGGCCGGCGACGGGGTAGTATGGCAACAGGCCGCCGAGACTCTCGTCGCGGTCAAGTCCGGTCGACCTGTCGCTACGCAAAGTCGCGGCAGCTACAAGGTGCATATCGTCCCGGATATGGCTGTGCGAGGGAATGTCGACCTAGCGACAGGGAATATCTCATTCCTAGGCGATGTTTCGGTCAGCGGGGATGTGTGCTCCGGCTTTGCCGTATGGTCGGGCGGGAAAGTCCGCATTGACGGTGTCGTAGACCACGGTTTAGTTCAAGCCCTCAGCTCGGTGTTGGTACGCGAGAACATAATGTCCTCACAGCTGCTCGTGGGCCCGCCGCAATCCTTCGTGCGGCTCGCCACGCAGTTGCTTGAGGAGCTTAGTGCGGATTCCAAGCGCCTTACTAGCGCGGTTTCGCAGCTTAAGAAGGTCATCCCAGAGAGCAAACGCCTTTATGCGGCCCAGCTCATCAGCGGCCTCTTAGACCAGCGTGACGAGGGCTTTAGGGCGCGCGTTTCGTTGCTGCAAACAGAGATGGGTAAACTAGATACACGTATTATGCACCTGTTAGGCGAAGAACTCCTGCACACCATCAGCGCTTTTCTCAAAGACACCGAACACGGCTCACGCACAGAGGCGCACATCGCGGAACTAGCGCGGGTTTTTGCCGCATTGAGCGAGAAGATTATGGTGTTTACACCACCAGAGAAAGCGTTTATATCAGCACGTAACGTCGTAGGCTCGACTCTCTCTTGCTCGGGAGATATAGTGATCCAAGGCGGATGTTACAACTCGAAAATCCAAGCGGGAGGACGGGTTGAGGTGCAGGGCGTGTTCCGCGGCGGTGAGCTGCGTGCGGGAGGCGATGTTAAAGTAAAAGAGCTTGGCTCTAAGTCCGGCGTAAGTACCAACGTTTACTGCCCGCCGCTGGCCAAGGTTATTGTGGGCACAGTGTGGGAGAACGCAACCGTAACTATTGGTCTACGCAAACACACCTTTACAAAAGAGCAGCATAAGGTCACGCTGCTTATCGAGGAAGGAAATCTGATGGTTAGGTAAGCAGGCGATGAGCTTTGAGCTGTGAGCTGTGGGAAATCATGAATCGCGAATCATGAATCAGCGAACAGGGGGGTGGCCTTCGGCTGTGAGCCGTGAGCCGTAAGTTGCCCGCCACGACACCACTCTACTGGGCACTGAGCACTGCGCACTAGGCACTTCGCTCTACCAGGAGCCAGGACTCCGCTCAGCGCTCACCCCCCTCTCCCTCAAGCGACAAGGGACAAGCGACATACGACAATCTCCTGGCCTTGCGCAGTACGCGTGCGTCTGCTAGAATAACGATTAAGCAATTGCTTAATCGTTTGTTTTTTTTTGTGGGGAGGTAGCAGTCATGGACGACAACGCACGCACAGATTGGTGCAACAGCGGTCACGCGGAGGCAGATGTTTTGGGGCTACGCGCAAAAATAGTTGAGGTGGCGGGGCTATCTGAGTTGTTTAAGGTGCTTGGCGACGAGACGCGCACGCGCATCTTGTATCTCTTAGCTCACGGCGAGCTCTGCACCTGTGACTTGGCGGGGATTCTTGAAATGAGCCTGCCGGCAGTGTCGCACCACTTGCGTTTGCTGCGCATGGCGCGGCTTGTTAGATACCGCCGCGAGGGGAAGAATGTCCACTATGCCTTAGACGATGACCATGTGTTGCACATTATCCGCGAAGCGCAAGCCCACTTTAGAGAGGAGCGGTAGGCATGGTGGAGAGAAAGACGTGCGACCAGAATTGTGGCGGTTCGGCTAGGTCGCTATCTACGGTAATAGGAGCAGTGGCACTGCTCTTAATCGGAGCGGCGTGGCAATGGCAGACGGCCGAGTCTGCCGTGCTGCCGCACGCACTGCTACTTGTGGCGTATGTTCTCGTGGGCTGGCCGGTGCTTAAGATAGCAGCTCGCAACGTGCTGAAAGGACAAGTCTTTGATGAGAACTTCCTAATGGGGATAGCCTCACTAGGGGCTATTGCCATCGGTGAGACGGCTGAGGCCGCCGCGGTAATGGTGTTTTACGCAGTAGGGGAGTACTTTCAAGATAAGGCAGTCGACAATTCGCGCCGCTCCATTACGGCCTTGCTCAGTATGCGCCCCGAATACGCCAATCTGCTAACGCCAACAGGGCTAGTTCGCACCCCACCGGAGGCTGTTCAAGTCGGCCAACATATTGTCGTCAAACCCGGCGAGCGGGTGCCGCTAGATGGAATGGTCTGCGAAGGGACATCGTCACTTGACACGTCCGCGCTTACAGGCGAATCGTTGCCGCGCTCAGTCAAAGCAGGAGATGTAGCCCTTGCCGGGATGGTCAACACTGAGGGCGTATTTGCGTTAGAAGTGACCAAAATCTACGCCGACTCGGCCGTTGCCCGCATTCTAGCGTTAGTTGAGCAAGCGAGCGAGCGCAAGGCCCCGACAGAGCGGTTCGTCACCACGTTTGCGCGCGTCTACACGCCAGCCGTAGTCGCCGTCGCTGCCTTAGTGGCGGTTGTGCCACCGCTAATCCTGCCTGGCGCTAGTTTCAGCGAGTGGCTGTACCGCGCTTTAGTTATGCTAGTAATCTCCTGCCCCTGTGCCTTAGTAGTTTCCGTGCCGCTAAGCTACTTTGGCGGCATTGGGGCGGCCTCGCGCCAAGGGGTGTTGTTTAAAGGGGCAAACTACTTAGACGCGTTGGCTAAGGCTTCCACGGTCGCCTTCGACAAAACAGGGACGTTAACACATGGGCACTTTTCGGTGCAAAGCGTGTCAGCGCGTAATGGCGTAAGTGAACAAACGCTCCTAACATACGCTGCAAGCTTAGGTGCACACTCTAATCATCCGGTATCGCGTGCGATTTGTGCGGCACACGGCAAGCCCGAGGCTATTTTGCGCGTAAGTGACATGCGCGAAGTTGCAGGTCGAGGGATAGAAGCGACGTTAGATGGCGTCAGGGTGTTGCTAGGTAATGCGCAACTTATGGCCGAGCAAGGCGTTGTCGTCCCGATAGCACAAGGAGAAGAAAACGTCGTCCATTTGGCACTAGGCGGAGAATGGTTGGGTTCCATCGGGGTCGCCGACGTCCTGCGCCATGAAACTCCTGGTGTTATCACGAGCCTACGCAGGCTTGGCATCAACAAGCTATGGATGCTTTCCGGCGACAGAAGAGATATCGCCGCAAAGACGGCACGCGAGTTAACGCTTGACGGCTATGCAGCCGAACTTCTGCCCCAAGACAAAGTGGCCGCCGTGGACACCCTGCGCGAGGCAGAGGCACACAGCGGCGGCAAATTAGTTTTTGTCGGGGACGGCATTAACGATGCCCCGGTACTGGCACGGGCTGACATAGGGGTGGCGATGGGGGCACTAGGCAGCGACGCGGCTATCGAAGCAGCAGACGTCGTAATTATGCCAAACTCCCTCGCTAAGCTCACCGCCGCGGTTAGAATTGCGCGCTTCACCCGTCGCATAGTTCACCAAAACATCGCTTTGTCCCTTGGCTTTAAAGTCGGGTTTATGGCACTTGGGGCCGCGGGGATAGCTACAATTTGGGGAGCCGTGTTTGCCGATGTCGGCGTCGCACTCTTAGCGGTGCTCAACGCCACCCGCGCCCTGCGCTACACCGGAGAATAAAAACAAAAGGGACGGTTCTTCTTGTTTTCTACAGCGCAAACAACCCATACAGTGGGACAGACTTAATGCCATTCTCAAACCCAAAATTCCGCATTGATGTGCGTACCGCCATCTGTGGTTTGTATCTCTCCATGTACACGGCGAGGCTTTTGGAGCGGGTGTTTTCTGCCGCCTTAACTTCCACGGGGACTAGTGTGCCGTCTACAACAATCAGAAAGTCTACTTCGGCAGAGCTCTTGGATTCCCAATAGTGCAAGTCATGCCCCTTCATGGTCAGCGCTCCCGCCACGTAGTTCTCCGTAAGAGCACCGCGGAACTGATGCAGATGAGAACCTGCCAAAGCCTGAAGAGTAATGCCTGCCTGAGCTGACAACAGCCCCACATCGCTCATGTAAAGCTTGAAGCTTGAAAGGTCCTGGTAAGCCACAGGCGGCATGTACCCGTGTTCACATTTTGCGCACTGCAGCACCACTCCGGACGCGATTAGCCAATCGATGGACTCGCCATACAGAGATGCACGACCACCACTGCGAATCAACTTGTACTGAAACTTGGTGTTTACCTTGGCTAATTGGGCGGGAATGGACTCAAAAGCACTGCGGATCTTCACGCCTTCCGCAGGGGAGGTGTACTTCGACATGTCTGCCACGTATGCGTTCAGAATCGCCCGCCTTACTTCCAGTTCAGTCATGAAGGGATGTGCTTCTAGCGATGCTTTCACC contains:
- a CDS encoding helix-turn-helix transcriptional regulator — protein: MDDNARTDWCNSGHAEADVLGLRAKIVEVAGLSELFKVLGDETRTRILYLLAHGELCTCDLAGILEMSLPAVSHHLRLLRMARLVRYRREGKNVHYALDDDHVLHIIREAQAHFREER
- the cadA gene encoding cadmium-translocating P-type ATPase, encoding MVERKTCDQNCGGSARSLSTVIGAVALLLIGAAWQWQTAESAVLPHALLLVAYVLVGWPVLKIAARNVLKGQVFDENFLMGIASLGAIAIGETAEAAAVMVFYAVGEYFQDKAVDNSRRSITALLSMRPEYANLLTPTGLVRTPPEAVQVGQHIVVKPGERVPLDGMVCEGTSSLDTSALTGESLPRSVKAGDVALAGMVNTEGVFALEVTKIYADSAVARILALVEQASERKAPTERFVTTFARVYTPAVVAVAALVAVVPPLILPGASFSEWLYRALVMLVISCPCALVVSVPLSYFGGIGAASRQGVLFKGANYLDALAKASTVAFDKTGTLTHGHFSVQSVSARNGVSEQTLLTYAASLGAHSNHPVSRAICAAHGKPEAILRVSDMREVAGRGIEATLDGVRVLLGNAQLMAEQGVVVPIAQGEENVVHLALGGEWLGSIGVADVLRHETPGVITSLRRLGINKLWMLSGDRRDIAAKTARELTLDGYAAELLPQDKVAAVDTLREAEAHSGGKLVFVGDGINDAPVLARADIGVAMGALGSDAAIEAADVVIMPNSLAKLTAAVRIARFTRRIVHQNIALSLGFKVGFMALGAAGIATIWGAVFADVGVALLAVLNATRALRYTGE
- a CDS encoding ATP-binding protein, with amino-acid sequence MKRKLTERLLQWRKQRGDRLPLLIYGARQVGKTYTVLEFGKAHYRNVLYVNFEQDARLTPYFEGDISPKRIIPVLEQYYQTNVDPDETLIFFDEIQACERALTALKYFAENAPEYSVIAAGSLLGVVINRSKFSFPVGKVQMTTLHPLDFEEFLWAKGRALLAAEIRRCCLANVPLHEQLHGEALLYYREYLIIGGMPAAVKASLEAHPFMTELEVRRAILNAYVADMSKYTSPAEGVKIRSAFESIPAQLAKVNTKFQYKLIRSGGRASLYGESIDWLIASGVVLQCAKCEHGYMPPVAYQDLSSFKLYMSDVGLLSAQAGITLQALAGSHLHQFRGALTENYVAGALTMKGHDLHYWESKSSAEVDFLIVVDGTLVPVEVKAAENTRSKSLAVYMERYKPQMAVRTSMRNFGFENGIKSVPLYGLFAL
- a CDS encoding DUF342 domain-containing protein, translated to MSNEDSGLTGQLAIQDGKLVVWPPAEGEPFPVLVPHAGVELLVNGRLCTAATEIKPQDIVAITPLEELKKGSCVITVSGDGLTATARIVPGTRTKRILRDIPPAAHLVLAVDETTTPVPAVSIEELRTRLRAEGVVFGIQLGVLVRAANALTENDFLVAEGVAPLPGTDAKLDVFFTAEARVALVAGEDDKVDFRERFEFTDVVPGQVLVKKTPAVNGTPGRSVRGEIIAAPLPKEIQLMAGDGVVWQQAAETLVAVKSGRPVATQSRGSYKVHIVPDMAVRGNVDLATGNISFLGDVSVSGDVCSGFAVWSGGKVRIDGVVDHGLVQALSSVLVRENIMSSQLLVGPPQSFVRLATQLLEELSADSKRLTSAVSQLKKVIPESKRLYAAQLISGLLDQRDEGFRARVSLLQTEMGKLDTRIMHLLGEELLHTISAFLKDTEHGSRTEAHIAELARVFAALSEKIMVFTPPEKAFISARNVVGSTLSCSGDIVIQGGCYNSKIQAGGRVEVQGVFRGGELRAGGDVKVKELGSKSGVSTNVYCPPLAKVIVGTVWENATVTIGLRKHTFTKEQHKVTLLIEEGNLMVR